A stretch of Dietzia lutea DNA encodes these proteins:
- a CDS encoding DUF6474 family protein yields MIATREGSTPMGKLTTYRDKRAGLRAHAAALKSTAMTEAKLAAKETRKQAREAHRVELAEAKKRAKLEGKNADRKAKREEKRAEKQNKLDRKAAKRDRKAEKVHAKEERKTIKREAKILAKDRKLAEKIDAAGRKHEYQLAEMELDKLKGTKLGKDDVQRWLNMAKVATPVLLPLVYKVVSNAQSSDKTAEAGGVDLKAAGINATGPARRPGCADRPPRADPRRARDEPRWRAGGQGFRRLHPHAPDRPAHGRRDRRDHAHRPAARDPLLDLRRTRPSEQGRPGPPGGQGVTQLRGRLASVAVAAALLGGATAPAVMLAPVAAAHSVLISVDPEDGSQLDTAPEQIVLIFNEEVNQNFASVAVTAGDDRTNRVTGEPMVDGETVTARVDDLAPGAYTVGYRVTSADGHVVSGSSVFTVADAEGGAGADGGAAGADGGGEAEGGAGAEDSDAGGATASDAGGESADADATEADVADETSGESSGVNPVIWVVGGLAVLLIGGAFVLLRRGGGSGS; encoded by the coding sequence ATGATCGCGACGAGAGAAGGATCGACGCCCATGGGCAAGCTGACGACCTACCGCGACAAGCGTGCCGGACTCCGGGCCCATGCCGCGGCGCTCAAGTCCACCGCCATGACCGAGGCCAAGCTCGCGGCCAAGGAGACCCGCAAGCAGGCCAGGGAGGCCCACCGCGTGGAACTGGCGGAGGCCAAGAAGCGCGCCAAGCTCGAGGGCAAGAACGCCGACCGCAAGGCCAAGCGCGAGGAGAAGCGCGCCGAGAAGCAGAACAAGCTCGACCGCAAGGCCGCAAAGCGGGACCGCAAGGCCGAGAAGGTCCACGCCAAGGAGGAGCGCAAGACCATCAAGCGTGAGGCCAAGATTCTGGCGAAGGACCGGAAGCTCGCCGAGAAGATCGACGCCGCCGGCCGCAAGCACGAGTACCAGCTGGCCGAGATGGAGCTCGACAAGCTCAAGGGCACCAAGCTGGGCAAGGACGACGTGCAACGTTGGCTGAACATGGCCAAGGTCGCCACCCCGGTCCTGCTGCCGCTGGTCTACAAGGTCGTGTCCAACGCGCAGAGCTCCGACAAGACCGCCGAGGCCGGCGGGGTCGACCTCAAGGCAGCCGGCATCAACGCCACCGGCCCCGCCCGCCGCCCTGGGTGCGCGGATCGTCCGCCTCGAGCGGACCCTCGACGGGCTCGAGACGAGCCGCGGTGGCGAGCGGGAGGTCAAGGATTTCGTCGCCTCCACCCGCACGCGCCTGACCGACCTGCGCACGGCCGTCGAGACCGCCGAGACCACGCCCACCGCCCAGCGGCGCGAGATCCACTCCTCGATCTCCGGCGAACTCGACCGAGTGAACAAGGACGTCCTGGCCCGCCTGGGGGTCAAGGCGTGACCCAGCTGCGTGGGCGTCTGGCCTCCGTCGCGGTGGCGGCCGCGTTGCTCGGCGGCGCGACCGCACCCGCCGTGATGCTCGCGCCCGTCGCGGCCGCGCACTCCGTGCTGATCTCCGTCGACCCGGAGGACGGCTCACAGCTCGACACGGCGCCCGAGCAGATCGTGTTGATCTTCAACGAGGAGGTCAACCAGAACTTCGCCTCCGTCGCCGTCACCGCCGGTGATGACCGGACCAATCGCGTGACCGGCGAGCCGATGGTCGACGGCGAGACCGTCACCGCCCGCGTCGACGACCTCGCGCCCGGCGCCTACACCGTCGGCTATCGCGTCACCTCGGCCGACGGGCACGTCGTGAGCGGGTCCTCGGTGTTCACCGTCGCCGATGCCGAGGGCGGTGCCGGCGCGGACGGGGGCGCGGCCGGTGCTGACGGCGGTGGCGAGGCTGAGGGAGGTGCCGGGGCTGAGGATTCCGATGCTGGCGGTGCCACGGCTTCCGACGCCGGTGGCGAGTCGGCGGACGCCGATGCGACCGAGGCCGACGTCGCCGACGAGACCTCCGGAGAGAGCTCCGGGGTCAATCCCGTGATCTGGGTGGTCGGCGGCCTGGCCGTCCTGCTCATCGGCGGCGCGTTCGTGCTGCTGCGCCGGGGTGGCGGCAGCGGCAGCTGA
- a CDS encoding TM0106 family RecB-like putative nuclease, which translates to MVHDLEPVLDPADRTHATRLAVVRGELDTAPSRIGECRTCPWWEGWEDRDGPVEGCRGRLVLSDDVSLVVGGGQVGPLRARGMRTVADLAEAGPDRPADWNGEPYSDAVLRARAHRDGEVVVPKVARPTIPRADVEVDVDLESHLDDGAYLWGTLLTLRDGRPLEDEGYRPFVTWSRLPDADEGRAFAEFWRWLTGIRDRAAGQGRSFRAYCYSRAAENGWLLSSAGRFGPEGTLAVVKGVPGVAEVRRFISSPLWVDVHEAVATQFVSTSGLGLKVVAPVAGFTWRDPEAGGEASLGWYRDAQAARGVERDAGRERILAYNEDDVRATRAVREWITRFG; encoded by the coding sequence GTGGTGCACGACCTCGAGCCGGTGCTCGACCCGGCCGACCGCACCCACGCCACGAGACTGGCGGTGGTGCGCGGTGAGCTGGACACCGCGCCCAGCCGGATCGGCGAATGCCGCACCTGCCCGTGGTGGGAGGGGTGGGAGGACCGGGACGGGCCCGTCGAGGGGTGTCGCGGCCGGCTGGTCCTGTCCGATGACGTGAGTCTCGTCGTCGGCGGTGGGCAGGTGGGCCCCCTGAGGGCGCGGGGGATGCGCACCGTGGCGGACCTCGCGGAGGCCGGGCCGGACCGGCCGGCCGACTGGAACGGCGAGCCGTACTCCGACGCGGTCCTGCGCGCGCGGGCGCACCGCGACGGCGAGGTCGTGGTGCCCAAGGTGGCGCGGCCGACGATCCCCCGGGCGGACGTCGAGGTGGACGTCGACCTCGAGAGTCACCTCGACGACGGCGCCTACCTGTGGGGCACGCTGCTCACCCTGCGGGACGGGCGGCCGCTCGAGGATGAGGGCTACCGGCCGTTCGTCACGTGGTCCCGACTGCCGGACGCCGACGAGGGGCGGGCGTTCGCGGAATTCTGGCGCTGGCTCACCGGGATACGGGACCGGGCGGCAGGGCAGGGGCGCTCGTTCCGCGCGTACTGCTATTCACGGGCCGCCGAGAACGGCTGGCTCCTCTCCTCGGCGGGCAGGTTCGGTCCGGAGGGCACCCTCGCCGTCGTCAAGGGGGTCCCCGGCGTCGCCGAGGTGCGGCGCTTCATCTCCTCTCCACTGTGGGTGGATGTTCACGAGGCCGTCGCCACCCAGTTCGTCTCCACGTCAGGCCTGGGTCTCAAGGTGGTCGCGCCGGTCGCCGGGTTCACCTGGCGGGATCCCGAGGCGGGCGGTGAGGCCTCGCTCGGGTGGTACCGGGACGCGCAGGCGGCCCGGGGCGTCGAACGCGACGCCGGGCGCGAGCGGATCCTCGCCTACAACGAGGACGACGTCCGCGCCACGCGGGCCGTGCGGGAGTGGATCACGAGGTTCGGCTGA
- a CDS encoding neutral/alkaline non-lysosomal ceramidase C-terminal domain-containing protein yields the protein MASRSPSLPAAARLPGVSLLRMASRSPSLPAAARLPGVSLLRMYAAHHSRSSTWRLAHPSVQARRHVGGRLWSGGRWVRVHDDGDWSTIIVFEGLLTVTNALITWDIPPGTPAGEYRVVYTASGRGLDGRLFPVRGESRAFDVR from the coding sequence ATGGCGTCTCGCTCCCCCAGCCTCCCGGCAGCCGCACGTCTCCCTGGCGTCTCGCTCCTGAGGATGGCGTCTCGCTCCCCCAGCCTCCCGGCAGCCGCACGCCTCCCTGGCGTCTCGCTCCTGCGGATGTACGCGGCACACCACAGCCGCTCCTCAACATGGCGTCTCGCCCACCCTTCGGTGCAGGCGAGACGCCATGTTGGCGGGCGGCTGTGGTCGGGCGGGCGCTGGGTGCGGGTCCACGACGACGGCGACTGGTCCACGATAATCGTGTTCGAGGGTCTGCTCACCGTCACCAACGCACTCATCACGTGGGACATCCCGCCGGGCACCCCGGCCGGCGAGTACCGGGTCGTGTACACCGCGTCGGGCCGCGGGCTCGACGGCCGCCTGTTCCCGGTTCGGGGGGAGAGCCGGGCCTTCGACGTGCGCTGA
- a CDS encoding TM0106 family RecB-like putative nuclease, producing the protein MEDAERTTGRVPDAAVVGPASGARCLHRVARERDARPGWWRTAPLDEGVRLRAMAAADRRAGLRERALAGARPDAAVVDVVGDHWTDLPGDVPGDDDEEVTLRALADGAALVWGAALPADEGSGRAGLRCTLAAVPGGGYAPVLVVNHKVVDPRRGKGSSTATVTRLLDWAPAPDPTLRVRRHPADLDRLVHAWRLLEAVGHAASSPVGAVLGLGSARAVVHDLEPVLDPADRTHATRLAVVRGELDTAPSRIGECRTCPWWEGWEDRDGPVEGCRGRLVLSDDVSLVVGGGQVGPLRARGMRTVADLAEAGPDRPADWNGEPYSDAVLRARAHRDGEVVVPKVARPTIPRADVEVDVDLESHLDDGAYLWGTLLTLRDGRPLEDEGYRPFVTWSRLPDADEGRAFAEFWRWLTGIRDRAAGQGRSFRAYCYSRAAENGWLLSSAGRFGPEGTLAVVKGVPGVAEVRRFISSPLWVDVHEAVATQFVSTSGLGLKVVAPVAGFTWRDPEAGGEASLGWYRDAQAARGVERDAGRERILAYNEDDVRATRAVREWITRFG; encoded by the coding sequence ATGGAGGACGCCGAGCGCACCACGGGCCGGGTCCCCGACGCGGCGGTGGTGGGACCGGCGTCGGGGGCCAGATGTCTGCACCGCGTGGCCCGGGAGCGCGACGCCCGGCCGGGTTGGTGGCGGACGGCGCCGCTCGACGAGGGCGTCCGGCTGCGGGCCATGGCGGCGGCGGATCGCCGCGCGGGGTTGAGGGAGCGCGCGCTGGCGGGCGCGCGCCCCGACGCCGCGGTGGTGGACGTGGTGGGGGACCACTGGACGGATCTGCCGGGGGACGTACCGGGTGACGACGACGAGGAGGTGACCCTCCGGGCGTTGGCCGACGGGGCGGCTCTGGTGTGGGGCGCCGCCCTTCCCGCCGATGAGGGCAGTGGCCGGGCGGGCCTGAGGTGCACGTTGGCGGCCGTGCCCGGCGGGGGGTACGCGCCGGTGTTGGTGGTCAACCACAAGGTGGTCGACCCGCGGCGGGGGAAGGGGTCGTCGACGGCGACGGTGACGCGGCTGCTCGACTGGGCGCCGGCGCCCGATCCGACCCTGCGGGTGCGGCGCCATCCGGCGGACCTCGACCGGCTCGTCCACGCGTGGCGTCTGCTCGAGGCGGTGGGGCACGCGGCGTCGTCCCCGGTGGGTGCGGTGCTCGGGCTGGGGTCGGCGCGGGCGGTGGTGCACGACCTCGAGCCGGTGCTCGACCCGGCCGACCGCACCCACGCCACGAGACTGGCGGTGGTGCGCGGTGAGCTGGACACCGCGCCCAGCCGGATCGGCGAATGCCGCACCTGCCCGTGGTGGGAGGGGTGGGAGGACCGGGACGGGCCCGTCGAGGGGTGTCGCGGCCGGCTGGTCCTGTCCGATGACGTGAGTCTCGTCGTCGGCGGTGGGCAGGTGGGCCCCCTGAGGGCGCGGGGGATGCGCACCGTGGCGGACCTCGCGGAGGCCGGGCCGGACCGGCCGGCCGACTGGAACGGCGAGCCGTACTCCGACGCGGTCCTGCGCGCGCGGGCGCACCGCGACGGCGAGGTCGTGGTGCCCAAGGTGGCGCGGCCGACGATCCCCCGGGCGGACGTCGAGGTGGACGTCGACCTCGAGAGTCACCTCGACGACGGCGCCTACCTGTGGGGCACGCTGCTCACCCTGCGGGACGGGCGGCCGCTCGAGGATGAGGGCTACCGGCCGTTCGTCACGTGGTCCCGACTGCCGGACGCCGACGAGGGGCGGGCGTTCGCGGAATTCTGGCGCTGGCTCACCGGGATACGGGACCGGGCGGCAGGGCAGGGGCGCTCGTTCCGCGCGTACTGCTATTCACGGGCCGCCGAGAACGGCTGGCTCCTCTCCTCGGCGGGCAGGTTCGGTCCGGAGGGCACCCTCGCCGTCGTCAAGGGGGTCCCCGGCGTCGCCGAGGTGCGGCGCTTCATCTCCTCTCCACTGTGGGTGGATGTTCACGAGGCCGTCGCCACCCAGTTCGTCTCCACGTCAGGCCTGGGTCTCAAGGTGGTCGCGCCGGTCGCCGGGTTCACCTGGCGGGATCCCGAGGCGGGCGGTGAGGCCTCGCTCGGGTGGTACCGGGACGCGCAGGCGGCCCGGGGCGTCGAACGCGACGCCGGGCGCGAGCGGATCCTCGCCTACAACGAGGACGACGTCCGCGCCACGCGGGCCGTGCGGGAGTGGATCACGAGGTTCGGCTGA
- a CDS encoding SDR family NAD(P)-dependent oxidoreductase, with amino-acid sequence MDIKGASVIVTGAASGLGNATARSFAEKGAVVFGLDLQQSIDKAVEQGIDEGITLIAADVTSEDDVKAAIARATEAAPLRVVVNCAGIAPAARIVSKKGVHALDLFETCISVNLVGTFNVLRLAAEAMSTQDTVDEDGQRGVIINTASVAAYEGQVGQIAYAASKGGVYSMGICAARDLAQFGIRVNTIAPGTIETPMLKGLTEEFQKSLEAAIPFPSRLGRPSDYAQLANAIVEHDYLNGESFRMDGALRMAPR; translated from the coding sequence GTGGACATCAAGGGTGCTTCCGTCATCGTCACCGGTGCCGCCTCCGGCCTGGGTAACGCCACCGCGCGTTCCTTCGCCGAGAAGGGCGCCGTCGTGTTCGGCCTCGACCTCCAGCAGTCGATCGACAAGGCCGTCGAGCAGGGCATCGACGAGGGCATCACCCTCATCGCCGCTGACGTGACCAGTGAGGACGACGTCAAGGCCGCCATCGCCCGCGCCACCGAGGCCGCACCGCTGCGCGTCGTCGTCAACTGCGCCGGCATCGCGCCGGCCGCCCGCATCGTCTCCAAGAAGGGCGTCCACGCGCTCGACCTGTTCGAGACCTGCATCTCCGTGAACCTCGTGGGCACCTTCAACGTGCTGCGGCTGGCCGCCGAGGCCATGTCCACCCAGGACACCGTCGACGAGGACGGCCAGCGCGGCGTCATCATCAACACCGCGTCCGTCGCCGCGTACGAGGGCCAGGTCGGGCAGATCGCCTACGCCGCCTCGAAGGGCGGCGTCTACTCGATGGGCATCTGTGCCGCCCGCGACCTCGCGCAGTTCGGCATCCGGGTCAACACCATCGCCCCGGGCACCATCGAGACCCCGATGCTCAAGGGCCTGACCGAGGAGTTCCAGAAGTCCCTCGAGGCCGCGATCCCGTTCCCGTCGCGCCTCGGCCGCCCGTCGGACTACGCGCAGCTGGCCAACGCGATCGTCGAGCACGACTACCTCAACGGCGAGAGCTTCCGCATGGACGGCGCCCTGCGCATGGCGCCGCGCTAG
- a CDS encoding neutral/alkaline non-lysosomal ceramidase N-terminal domain-containing protein translates to MSDSRPAATAAAAVSRRTVLGGAAALGGIAALQSVLPAVASAQSTALYVGRGIGDMTGEPLGAGMNGYADTEQLSVGLHLRQRARAFVFADSPSSPRFLHVTAEIGLIFQSIQQEVLRRLAAEFGGTYHEGNVVITATHTHVAPGGTSGHPMVDLSMLGFRPVTFEANVAGIVDAVQMAHHDLAPSEVGVTTGTLRDAGVQRSRGSFERDTPEERAHFPEEIDPRSQSLQITRGGQLVGVLNWFATHATSMTSHNRIASSDNKGYAAWHWEREVAVQDYLAGGTPHLVTAFAQTNPGDVSPNLDLEPGRGPTPDEWLNTRINGERQFAAARDQVGRDVRPLGGGIDVRHVWVDMSAVEVRPEFTGDGRTHRTAVAALGASFASGSQEDGGGGDELPFAEGDRGGNPAVKAFTDVVIPAWLREAHAPKDVLLPVGLVPHAVQRVYPFHLVRLGRHYLLTLGFEPTVVAGLRLRRTLAAELGVAEDHVTVQGYSNAYGHYVTTPEEYSAQNYEGGATIFGPWTLPAIQQIAADLARSMRAGTPLDPGTSERDLTGQIPVSPLGNPLVDTPAPLRSFGDVLDQPLPEYRVGQRVLVRFCGTHPNSDPRRGGTYLAVERRDGGRWVRVHDDGDWSTIIVFEGLLTVTNALITWDIPPGTPAGEYRVVYTASGRGLDGRLFPVRGESRAFDVR, encoded by the coding sequence ATGTCCGACAGTCGCCCCGCCGCCACCGCCGCAGCTGCCGTGAGTCGCCGCACCGTTCTGGGCGGGGCCGCCGCGCTCGGCGGGATCGCGGCCTTGCAGTCGGTCCTGCCCGCCGTCGCCTCAGCGCAGTCCACGGCCCTGTACGTCGGCCGCGGCATCGGGGACATGACCGGAGAGCCCCTGGGCGCGGGCATGAACGGGTACGCGGACACCGAGCAGCTCTCCGTCGGGCTGCACCTTCGGCAGAGGGCCCGCGCCTTCGTCTTCGCCGACTCGCCGTCGTCGCCCCGGTTCCTCCACGTCACCGCCGAGATCGGCCTGATCTTCCAGTCGATCCAACAGGAGGTCCTCCGACGCCTGGCGGCGGAGTTCGGCGGCACCTACCACGAGGGCAACGTGGTCATCACCGCCACGCACACCCACGTCGCCCCGGGCGGCACCTCCGGCCACCCGATGGTCGACCTGTCGATGCTCGGCTTCCGACCGGTCACGTTCGAGGCCAACGTCGCCGGCATCGTCGACGCCGTCCAGATGGCGCATCACGACCTCGCCCCCTCGGAGGTCGGTGTCACCACCGGCACCCTCCGTGACGCCGGCGTCCAGCGTTCACGCGGCTCGTTCGAGCGTGACACCCCGGAGGAGCGCGCCCACTTCCCCGAGGAGATCGACCCGCGGTCGCAGTCGCTGCAGATCACCCGCGGCGGCCAGCTGGTGGGCGTCCTCAACTGGTTCGCCACCCACGCCACGTCCATGACGTCGCACAACCGCATCGCCTCCTCGGACAACAAGGGGTACGCCGCCTGGCACTGGGAGCGGGAGGTCGCGGTCCAGGACTACCTCGCCGGCGGGACCCCGCACCTGGTCACCGCCTTCGCGCAGACCAACCCCGGAGACGTCAGTCCCAACCTGGACCTCGAACCCGGCCGCGGGCCGACGCCCGACGAGTGGCTCAACACCCGTATCAACGGCGAGCGGCAGTTCGCGGCCGCCCGCGACCAGGTGGGCAGGGACGTGCGACCGCTCGGCGGCGGGATCGACGTGCGCCACGTGTGGGTCGACATGTCCGCCGTCGAGGTCCGGCCCGAGTTCACCGGCGACGGGCGGACCCACCGCACCGCCGTCGCGGCACTCGGCGCGTCGTTCGCCTCGGGCAGCCAGGAGGACGGCGGTGGCGGCGACGAGCTGCCCTTCGCCGAGGGAGACCGCGGCGGCAACCCGGCGGTCAAGGCCTTCACCGACGTCGTGATCCCGGCGTGGCTGCGCGAGGCCCACGCGCCCAAGGACGTCCTGCTCCCCGTGGGGCTAGTGCCGCACGCCGTCCAGCGCGTGTACCCGTTCCACCTCGTGCGCCTCGGTCGGCATTACCTGTTAACCCTGGGCTTCGAGCCCACCGTGGTGGCGGGCCTGCGGCTGCGGCGCACGCTCGCGGCCGAACTCGGCGTGGCGGAGGACCACGTGACCGTCCAGGGGTACTCCAACGCGTACGGCCACTACGTGACCACGCCCGAGGAGTACTCGGCCCAGAACTACGAGGGCGGCGCGACGATCTTCGGCCCGTGGACCCTGCCCGCGATCCAGCAGATCGCCGCCGACCTGGCCCGCTCGATGCGGGCGGGCACGCCGCTGGATCCCGGCACCTCCGAGCGCGACCTGACCGGCCAGATCCCGGTCTCGCCGCTCGGCAACCCGCTCGTGGACACCCCGGCGCCGCTGCGGAGCTTCGGCGACGTCCTGGACCAGCCGCTGCCGGAGTACCGGGTCGGGCAGCGCGTCCTGGTGCGGTTCTGCGGCACCCACCCGAACTCGGACCCGCGCCGCGGCGGCACCTACCTGGCGGTCGAACGCCGCGACGGCGGGCGCTGGGTGCGGGTCCACGACGACGGCGACTGGTCCACGATAATCGTGTTCGAGGGTCTGCTCACCGTCACCAACGCACTCATCACGTGGGACATCCCGCCGGGCACCCCGGCCGGCGAGTACCGGGTCGTGTACACCGCGTCGGGCCGCGGGCTCGACGGCCGCCTGTTCCCGGTTCGGGGGGAGAGCCGGGCCTTCGACGTGCGCTGA
- a CDS encoding ArsR/SmtB family transcription factor produces the protein MREVDVIEDATAAEASLDPLRRRILAALVEPGSASSLAARLDIPRQKVNYHLRILERHGLVEEVEQRRRGNFTERILQATSASYVISPGALGRIQPDPGRAPDRLSARWLLALASRLVRDVGVLLTGAQQAGRPVATFAMDGHIRFASASDRAAFAEELSEAVTQLVAKHHTARHPDTTGTGKLNRLVIALHPAVPDPGDSDPDQL, from the coding sequence ATGCGCGAGGTGGACGTGATCGAGGACGCGACGGCCGCGGAGGCGTCGCTGGATCCGTTGAGGCGGCGGATCCTCGCCGCTCTCGTGGAACCGGGGTCGGCCTCGAGCCTCGCCGCTCGCCTCGACATCCCTCGGCAGAAGGTGAACTACCACCTCAGGATCCTCGAGCGGCACGGCTTGGTCGAGGAGGTCGAGCAGCGGCGTCGCGGAAATTTCACCGAGCGGATCCTGCAGGCCACCTCCGCCTCCTACGTGATCTCGCCCGGAGCTCTCGGGCGGATACAACCCGATCCGGGCCGCGCCCCGGACCGGCTCTCCGCCCGCTGGTTGCTCGCGCTCGCCTCGCGGCTGGTGCGTGACGTGGGCGTGTTGCTCACCGGCGCGCAGCAAGCGGGACGCCCGGTCGCGACGTTCGCGATGGACGGGCACATCCGTTTCGCCTCCGCCTCGGACCGGGCGGCCTTCGCCGAGGAGTTGTCCGAGGCGGTCACACAGCTGGTGGCCAAGCACCACACCGCCCGGCACCCGGACACCACGGGGACGGGCAAGCTCAACCGGCTGGTCATCGCACTGCACCCGGCTGTTCCCGACCCGGGCGATTCCGACCCGGACCAACTCTAG
- a CDS encoding SRPBCC family protein encodes MSKNFEIRKTVVLEATPEQVWRAIATQEGQAGWSPDPYQSTEGMQVEASENERLAIRTPEAANGAFHAFNYWSTPATPAPPFSRSSTVGISVTTGTPSSTSAR; translated from the coding sequence ATGTCGAAGAACTTCGAGATCCGCAAGACCGTGGTGCTCGAGGCCACGCCGGAGCAGGTGTGGCGGGCGATCGCCACGCAGGAGGGGCAGGCGGGCTGGTCGCCGGACCCCTACCAGTCCACGGAGGGGATGCAGGTCGAGGCGTCCGAGAACGAACGGCTGGCGATTCGCACCCCGGAGGCCGCCAACGGTGCCTTCCACGCGTTCAATTACTGGTCGACACCGGCGACGCCGGCACCACCGTTCTCACGTTCGTCCACAGTGGGTATCTCGGTGACGACTGGGACGCCGAGTTCGACTTCGGCGAGATGA
- a CDS encoding superoxide dismutase, with protein MAEYVLPDLDYDYGALEPHISGEIMELHHSKHHATYVKGANDALEQLAAAREDGSISGKAPLLSKNLAFHLGGHTNHSIFWKNLSPEGGDRPEGELAAAIDAEFGSFDKFQAHFNAVATTLQGSGWSVLGWDHIGQRMVIQQLTDQQGNISVNITPLLMLDMWEHAFYLQYKNVKADYVKAFWNVINWKDVAERYAAAKG; from the coding sequence ATGGCCGAGTACGTTCTTCCCGATCTCGACTACGACTACGGCGCTCTCGAGCCGCACATCTCCGGCGAGATCATGGAGCTGCACCACTCCAAGCACCACGCCACCTACGTGAAGGGCGCCAACGACGCCCTCGAGCAGCTCGCCGCGGCCCGTGAGGACGGCAGCATCTCCGGCAAGGCCCCGCTGCTGAGCAAGAACCTGGCCTTCCACCTCGGTGGCCACACGAACCACTCCATCTTCTGGAAGAACCTCTCGCCGGAGGGTGGCGACCGCCCCGAGGGTGAGCTCGCCGCCGCGATCGACGCCGAGTTCGGCTCGTTCGACAAGTTCCAGGCGCACTTCAACGCCGTCGCGACCACCCTGCAGGGCTCCGGCTGGTCCGTCCTCGGCTGGGACCACATCGGTCAGCGCATGGTCATCCAGCAGCTCACCGACCAGCAGGGCAACATCTCGGTCAACATCACCCCGCTGCTCATGCTGGACATGTGGGAGCACGCCTTCTACCTCCAGTACAAGAACGTCAAGGCCGACTACGTCAAGGCCTTCTGGAACGTCATCAACTGGAAGGACGTGGCCGAGCGCTACGCCGCCGCCAAGGGCTGA
- a CDS encoding NUDIX hydrolase, with amino-acid sequence MDHSDTAAVRTISVSAVVLSRPDGAVVTVRKVGTDRFMLPGGKWEAGESPLECAVREVDEELGVSLAPEALEPLGRFDTATANEPGFLLVSEVFAARVAGDPQPRAEIAEARWVTADELAGIAALPEDACEPWAPLLVRVARECLGSASVS; translated from the coding sequence GTGGATCACTCCGATACGGCCGCCGTGCGTACCATCTCGGTCTCGGCCGTCGTCCTGAGCCGGCCGGACGGCGCCGTGGTGACCGTGCGCAAGGTCGGCACGGACCGCTTCATGCTGCCGGGAGGCAAGTGGGAGGCGGGGGAGTCGCCGCTCGAGTGCGCGGTGCGGGAAGTCGACGAGGAGCTGGGCGTGTCCCTCGCGCCAGAGGCGTTGGAGCCGCTCGGCCGGTTCGACACGGCCACCGCCAACGAGCCCGGATTCCTGCTGGTGTCGGAGGTCTTCGCCGCCCGCGTGGCCGGCGATCCCCAGCCGCGGGCCGAGATCGCCGAGGCGCGATGGGTGACTGCGGACGAATTGGCCGGGATTGCGGCCCTGCCCGAGGACGCCTGTGAGCCGTGGGCGCCGCTGCTGGTGCGGGTCGCGCGCGAATGCCTCGGAAGTGCGTCGGTGAGCTGA
- the msrA gene encoding peptide-methionine (S)-S-oxide reductase MsrA, with product MGWLQDAIRQSAMRRATEVVDADSALPGRAEPVAVAPKNIVTGNPMVPPFPEGHESIVLGMGCFWGAEKVLWQLDGVWTTAAVYAGGWTPNPTYEETCTGATGHTEAVLVVFDPEVLPVEKLLAEFFEWHDPTQGMRQGNDMGTQYRSAIYTTTPEQLEAARRIAEGYQKELDAEGYGPLTTEIGMLEEVRSGQYAYAEDYHQQYLVKNPGGYDCHVRSGIACPI from the coding sequence ATGGGCTGGCTACAGGACGCGATCAGACAATCCGCGATGCGACGGGCGACCGAGGTCGTCGACGCCGACTCGGCGCTGCCGGGCCGGGCGGAACCGGTGGCCGTGGCGCCGAAGAACATCGTCACGGGCAATCCCATGGTGCCGCCGTTCCCGGAGGGGCACGAGTCGATCGTGCTCGGCATGGGTTGCTTCTGGGGTGCGGAGAAGGTGCTCTGGCAGCTCGACGGCGTCTGGACCACGGCGGCCGTCTATGCCGGCGGGTGGACGCCCAACCCGACCTACGAGGAGACGTGCACGGGAGCGACCGGCCACACCGAGGCGGTTCTTGTGGTCTTCGATCCCGAGGTGCTCCCCGTGGAGAAGCTGCTGGCGGAGTTCTTCGAGTGGCATGACCCCACCCAGGGGATGCGTCAGGGCAACGACATGGGCACCCAGTACCGCTCGGCGATCTACACGACCACGCCGGAGCAGCTGGAGGCGGCGCGCCGCATCGCCGAGGGCTACCAGAAGGAGCTCGACGCCGAGGGCTACGGGCCGCTGACCACGGAGATCGGGATGCTCGAGGAGGTCCGCTCCGGGCAGTACGCCTACGCCGAGGATTACCACCAGCAGTACCTGGTCAAGAACCCCGGTGGCTACGACTGCCACGTGCGCAGCGGGATCGCCTGCCCCATCTGA
- a CDS encoding cold-shock protein: MATGTVKWFNADKGFGFIAPDDGSADVFAHFSAINGSGYRSLEENQQVSFDVAQGAKGLQAENITPM; the protein is encoded by the coding sequence ATGGCTACCGGTACCGTGAAGTGGTTCAACGCTGACAAGGGCTTCGGCTTCATCGCCCCCGACGACGGCTCCGCCGACGTCTTCGCCCACTTCTCCGCCATCAATGGCTCGGGCTACCGCTCGCTCGAGGAGAACCAGCAGGTCTCCTTCGACGTCGCGCAGGGCGCCAAGGGCCTGCAGGCGGAGAACATCACCCCGATGTGA